CGTGGCGAGTATTTGCCAATGCGCTTGCCACTACCCAATGAAAGGCAAACGACGCTGCTACTTCAGCCAGAATAGGAACCAGTATGACAACCACCGACTGGGGTGCAATCGATCAAACTAGCGCCGCACCCACGCATTGTATTGGCTATCTCAACACGGTCAGCGAGCTTGATCAAGTGGCGCAATACAAGGCCATGACCTTTGAATTATTGCATATCCAGCTCGGCCAGCGGGTGCTTGATGTTGGCTGCGGGGCGGGCAACGATGTTCGCTCAATTGCGCAGCAGGTTGGCGCTGAAGGGCTGGTGATTGGGCTTGATAACAGCGCTACCATGCTGGCAAGTGCCCGAAATTACCCGGCCAATCAAGGGCTAAACCTGCGCTTTGAGCATGGCTCAATTAATGCGCTACCCTTTCCTGATGGCTATTTCGATAGCTGTCGGGCTGATCGGGTCTTTCAACATTTGGAGGATCGTAAGCAGGCTTTGGCCGAAATACTGCGTGTAACCAAAGTTGGCGGCAGAATTGTGGTGAGCGATACCGATTGGGAAAGCCTTTTGATTGATGGCCCCGATAAAGCCCTGCTCCGCTACATTGTCCGACAGATTACGGATCGG
The Herpetosiphon gulosus genome window above contains:
- a CDS encoding class I SAM-dependent methyltransferase → MTTTDWGAIDQTSAAPTHCIGYLNTVSELDQVAQYKAMTFELLHIQLGQRVLDVGCGAGNDVRSIAQQVGAEGLVIGLDNSATMLASARNYPANQGLNLRFEHGSINALPFPDGYFDSCRADRVFQHLEDRKQALAEILRVTKVGGRIVVSDTDWESLLIDGPDKALLRYIVRQITDRVRNGWSGRQLPRLFQLSGLQQVRTTPMTIIETNPTLADQLFGIQSALNDLLQQAQITREAALDWERYCQTASRLGVFFSAITGFGVVGIKG